The Saimiri boliviensis isolate mSaiBol1 chromosome 10, mSaiBol1.pri, whole genome shotgun sequence genomic sequence ACACAGCATAAACCAATTTGGAATGTTCTGGAAAGTCGGGGAAAAGCAAAAGAGAGTAAGATAAACATAACAGAACATATCAAAGAACAAGCAGATTGTGAAGATATGCAGGAAAAAAGAGATAATACGAGGAGTTTGAAAGCTTCTCTTACAGAAGAATTGTTTACCTGCCAAGAAACAGTGTGCTGTGAACTGTCTTCTCTAGCTGATCATGGTATTACTGAGAAAGCAGAAGCAGGTACAGGCTGTATAATTAAGACAACATCAGAAAGTACTCCAGAAAGCATGTCTGCTAGAGAAAAAGCAATAATTGGTAAGCTACCTCAAGAGACAGCACGAAGTGACAGGCCCATCGAGGTAAAGGAAACAGCCTTTGATCcacatgaaggcagaaatgatgATTCACATTATACCCTTTGTCAACGAGATACCATAGGTGTAATCTATGACAATGATTTTGAAAAGGAATCACATTTAAGTATTTGTAATGTACATGTAgatgaaatggagaaagaagaaaccaTGTCTATGTACAATCCTAGGAAGACACATGACAGGGAGAAATGTGGCACTGGAAATATAACATCTGTGGAAGAATCCTCACTGGTCATCACAGAAAATCAAAAAGCAGCTTCAAAACTGAATTTACAGTTGGGAATGCTTCCAGCAGACAAAACGGTATTTTCAGAAAGCAGAGATCATGGGCAGGTTAAAGAATTATCAAAGAAAACAGACTTAGATGACATTGTGCATTCTGCCTTTAACTTGGACACTAATAGAGCTTCTCAGAATAGCTCTCCTTTTTCCAAACATCATGCTGAAATTTCGGTGTCAACTAATGAGCAGGAAATTGCTGTAGAGGATGCAATTACTACCATGACTAGCCAACCTATTTCTACTAAATCAGAATATACTTgtaattcaacaagaaaaatcCAGGGTATGGAGAAGCACTCTTATCCTGAGTCTAAACCTGAAGAAGTTTATAAAAGTTCAGGAGTAGTGACATCAGGcagtagaagagaaaaatgtacaGGCCAGATTTTCCAATCAGAAGAGTGTAGTATGGAAAAATCTGTAGGGCCAATTATTTTAATCAGTGAACCTCTTGAAAACGTGGAAGAAGCAAGGGATGAAAATGAAGGATTAATAAACTGTGGGCAATCACTATACCCTTCAGGTGAAAACGAATCTGAGAGCTCTGCTTCTACTAATCTCCCTGTCCAGGAAAGTCAAGCTCAAAGCAATGaatctttgttttcaaaatataccaACTCTAAAATaccttatttccttttgtttctgatATTTCTTGTTACTATCTACCATTATGACTTAATGATCGGCTTGGCATTCTACCTTTTGTCATTGTCCTGGCTGTCCTGGGAAGAGGGTAGACAAAAAGAGTCTGTCAAAAAGAAGTAACCCCAGCACTCTTATTATTCTCTCTTAAAAGATAAGCTATTTTGTCCCAAACATTTGAATTGGTGAAAGAGACTATTCATTGTTCAAAGATCCAGTGCAGTTTTTCTCTTGAAGGATCATTTAAAAAGGAATGCGAATAAGTTTGCTCCTTCATATAAGTAATTATTCTATATAGGACCATTATGTTTGGATCATTAAATACCTATATGAATATGAGATCTGAAGCACGTCAAGTTGAAATTAGGTACAGCTGTTGCTCCTTAGCAGGCTATGAAGTTGCAATGCTTCACATCTCTTCACTACTTAAAGTGCTATTTCTTGCATTCATTTCTCTAGCAataaagcttcatttttttttccctaagagtATATATTTCCCCCTaaggttttaaaaaacagataaaacgTGGACAATGGCATATGATTTTTTTGGGCTTTTAGTGTTGAACATGAAATTTGTATTTAACACTGTATCATTTATCAGGATACATTgatcaaatattttaacatttcatatttttaagaaaacccATATATATTGAAACTTGCAAACTTAAACACATTCTGTTCACTTGAGTAATACTtgatgcacacaaacacacacgtgtCTTACACATTTATAGCTACAAAGTCAGGGCATTCATAAGCAAAATCTGACAAAGACTGAAGCAACTGGGAGATTGTCTTTCAATTCTGCAAAATTTTGTGGGTGGCCTGTCTTTAAGCAATGCTTTTCTCTTGTGAGGGGAGACTGTAACACAACTGAACTATTTCAATGTCAACTATTCAGagttgaaaatgtaaattaaaagttCCACAAGCATTGTTTCAGAATGAATTCGTACCTGTAAAGCATAAGGcattaaatgataataaaaactcCAAATGGACTATTTGTTCCACATGGTAGTATTTTTGTCTTCAAACAAATTTTTGATCTTTTCTCATTATAAGACAATGAATTGTCCTCCAAAGtgcatttagaaaacaaacaaacagtctTTGGTGATATTTATTACATGATTATCATCTTGTTGGATAACTCAAAATTTTAAGTAGGCAAATAGGTATATGTGGAAATATactgaagaaaaaatgaataccAATATAACAGTGGCTTTTACTGCTATTATCTATAGCCAAGTGTGTATGATAATGAAACTCATCATTTTAGTGAAGTAGAGGCAATGCAAAGATTCACATACAGTTTATTTCAATAACAATTTATTGAATGACTGCTATATGTAAAACCCTGTGCTTTGTTCTGTGGCATAGCACTTCCTTTGATATGCGGCATAGCTAGTTCTATGCATAAGTACATAGTGTGACACTTTTGACTTcactgaaaatatgaaagaaagtcACCCAGAGGAAGCCTTTTTGGTTGATTCCTTTGGATCTTCTTTCATAAAACATGTAACACTGATTTTCaggtagaaaaagaaatctatttactGGTAAGGGCAAAGTCAATGGGTAAAACTCACGTATATTATCCCATATAGATAAGACATACACATTCATGGGAAGACAAAATAAGATGGAACATTTATACTGACTTTCATCTGGTGGTAAATGATTTCCTTAATTTTCATTAGGCACATAACTATTTCCAAATCCTCTAATTGCATATTACACTCAAGTCCAATTGAAAATGAATGCTCAACTTCAACTTTTTAGTTGACCAAATACAAACATCCTGAAGTAGAACTTAGGGCAAATATTTGATTGTCTGAAAGGGCACAATTGTATTCAATACAAGAGAAATACTGTAAGCAGTACCTAGAAATAATCTCTAAAATTGCTATCCTGATAATTTTGTTGACAGGTCTAAATTACAATGAAGTTAAGGTTAGCATTTCCTCAGTTCTTAATGGCTTGGCTTTTGAATTCTACATTTAAGAGTTTTAGTCAATACGTTATACCTCATTATTGCAGAGAACACTACATTACTTTATGAACACAGGTGTCTGAACTGGAATTACTCTCTTAAAAGAACAACATAACttcttttataacttttatttgacTTTTAGTAATGTTAACTTACTAAATCTtctcctatatatttttaatgtaacaaaTGTAAAAAGATTTGAAATACTCAATTGTGTATGCATTGCATCtgaatgcaatgaagaaataattGATTCAGTGAGTCTCAAAACATTACTTATGATGaccttgaaataaaataagaacctATGAAACTACTGATATGTGAAGAGATGGAGTATTGCAATCTGTTTTGGTCACATCACTATGCCAAGCAAGAAAAGTAGATCTCAGGGAGGACTAGCAGCCCTTGGTTAATGAAGATCTGAATGTAAATCATGATAGCAAGGGTAATCTTTACAGGCATAGCTGCCTGCACACCGTCTCTCCAAGTACTAGTTAAGGTCCAAATAAGGGCATGGCAGAAGAGTTAAAGAGAGGTGCAGCACGCATCTGCTTCATATGTTGGGTAAGAAACGTGATATTATAACCCCATCTTTCATTTTGCTGGGCTTTTgacttttagaaacaaaattctaaaaattagcaACTCAAGCGGTTATGGGCAGCAAAAACATCACATCTGTTTAAGCCGTTAATATCACAATAGATTTCTCAAGGTAAGAGAAAATAGGCCCATGAGATGATATTCACCCTTCAATATAAATGAACATTGGCTTAATGCAGCCATGGTTTCCTTCTGAGCTCCAGAATTTTGATAGTGAATTATttcaatgaatatatatatatatatatatatatatatataaaatctatcattttattaaagaaacagGATCATCTCTAATTTCTGAAATTTCCATTTATCAGTCTGCTGGATAaatggaaaacttaaaaatatccaTGCCAAACTtggggaaatattttatttttcccaaatagcATTCACAATACTTTCTTAATCATGTTTTTCTCCAGTCATGAATATTATTTTGTATCGCCTAGTCTGTTATCTTCATTAGACTAACTCTTTGTATATAAATGaaccaaaaaagcaaacaaagcaaaacaataaacTAACAAGAGTACTAGTAAAGATACAAGCAGATTCGTctacttatttgtttttgtgatcTGACTTTCCTTTCAAATTTTTACTGAGAATATAGAAATTGAACTATGCAGTAGGATCTTATCTAGTTATTTGAATCCTGTCTTAGCCATTTCCTGTAGAACAGAGAAATAGGATTGACTTTGATTCTGCAATAAGAtctgaaataaatatgagaaggCAAGCTCTTCAAGTATCTGTATTACTATATTTCCTTTTGAAgagaacagttaaaaaaaattactggtatttatttgattaaattcatttgcttattttttctgtttttggaaataatttatagTACAAATCATGGCAACATAATTcacttttcatcttttaaaaataaattttgccaTTAATCCAATATGTTTCCATCAAGTTACCCAAGCCTATTTAAAACAGTGAATTAAATTTTTACTAGGTTTGAATGATCACATGATTTAtaagaaatgtctttattttagtgTGTTAAAACcttattaaatgaaaaactctttaaaaagcaTAGCATTTTTATGTTGTGTGATTTCtatatttgttaaatgcattaatattactttcatttttcagatatgaaacaaatgtgaaaatttaattaaaaactcCCTGTGTGTTTTCCTAACACactcaattttttgtattaataaaGAGAAGAGAGGCATGGGTAAAAACAATAGTAGATTACAgagaaattatctttatttggcTGTGATGCCTCCAACATAAGATATTCAGATTTCAATGCCTAATTAAACTACTTGTCTTGGTTAGAATTGGCACATCTTCCTACTCATAACCCAATTGAAGCCATTCAACCTATTCACTGCTCCCTGTCTTAAGCCTTAGTCAGTGACATCATCCCCAGAACATGCCATAGGAATCTGTTCTTCTGTGACTCTTCATGTATGCCTCCCTGCCTAATGGACACTTTCAGTTATCCCTACTTCTCTCTTCCTATCCAGTTCTGCACATTTTGCTATGTAAAGTTCAAAACCCATCTTTTTGAAGTATCTTACTATTCCAGTCAGTAGGATATCTCCATTTTCATATCTCTGACTAACCTTCTTGCCTGCAGTACGCATTTGAATCATTATTATAACTGGACTGTCTGCTTGTTCAAGACAAGGACAAAGGTTTCCTCTTCTATCACACTGCAAGGTCTAGTTTGTAGGAATCTTCAGTCAATATTTATAGCTAGAATTGAATTGCAGTGAGGTCTTTATTATCCTTAATATGCAGACAGGATACTTTGAAGtctgatttaaaaaggaataCATTTAATCAAATCAAAACTAGAATGGGTTAGCAAACTACTAAACACAAGGTTGCAAAATACCAAACACAAGGTTGCAAAAGGCAGagacatgaattttaaaagacagaatggaACAGTGGATTTGGGAGGTAGGGAGCAAAGAAACATCtcctcttttcatttctcttaacaaataaattattatgtttataatttttttctagcacATTAATAATTCCCTTTATTTCATGGAGAATAAAATACTAATTATATGTTGAAAGAACAATAATGCAAACCTAAATTTACTGGCTAAGGTGAAAATTTATAGAACAGGAGATGTTTTCAGAGAGAGTAGCTCAGTAGCttaaaaaccaacaaacatcACAAGACATAAAGTGTAAGAAACTCAATCTTCTCAACTGCTGCCATGCCCTTTGGAAATGGCTGATCTTTTAGTTTTGCACCTGTTCTGCACGTCAACTTTTCGGATAAACAAATAGAACAACGAGAAAAAATAATCAGTGGGTTTTTCAAAAGAAAGGCTTGATTAATATATAAGAGTTATAAAACTACACACCCACCCATCCACATACACTTGATTTTAACATTCAGTCAGTGATAGAAATGGCAGTGAAGACAATCTAATACTACATGTAGTGATGCATATAACTTGTGGAGGTTCATTCTGGATGAGATTCATCGTATCAGACtcagatgaaattaaaatgataataagaagacatgcctttttttttttcgagtcagagtccaaaggaaataaatttagCCTAGAAATATAGTAGCATGTTGCATAACAGTTTATGACTATGGGCAACTAGTAGCTGAAGGCTCAAACAAAAGCCAGATGTGTGTGTTATATGGTAGAATTTATGAATACTGTATATGATTGACTTGGTTCTGAGtgaaaacagacataaaatttCGTTAAAGACAAACTTTATAAAACATATCAAATAACAGAGAGGTGGTGCTGAAAAATCATTATGCATTTAGAAATTCTTTTTGTAAACACTTAAATAACTTCTAACCTACTTTTAGCAATTTAATGTGGAAAGCTTTTATATtagaatttataaacatttttagcataaagtgttcatagaaatatacatttaaataattttatacatacactctaaaaattatttttttacatattaaattgACTTCccaattaataaacattttgaaaatccaAGTCTTTTTTTCATGATGCAAatacaatttttctgtttttaagtgaAATGATTGTGCCCTACCTACCTAAAGAAGggaataaagataaagaaaagagactaTTTCCTATGTTCATAAATATgcgaaaatattttaaatacagttggaaaagaaaataggaagtaATGTCTTTCATCTTAATTTCATaatcttttgcttttattatttttaattgatgtaaTTGTACATAACTATGAGTACAgtgatattttcatacatttttagaatgtgtaatgataaaaTTAGGGCAATTAGCATATTCATTACCTCAAATAGTTATCATATGTGTTGAGAATATTCCAAATCCactcttctatttaaaaataaacaattgttgTAAATTCTGTTCTACTCGTCCTAAGTACTATAGAATGATAGAATGTATTCCTCCTATCTGGGtgtaattttgtatccattaGCCAATCTCTGAAAATCCCTATGTCCCCCATCTGTTCAAACTtctagtaaccactattctagTACCCTCTACTTCTATAAGCTCAACTTTTTAaacttccacatatgagtgagactATATGATACTTACCTTTCtatgcctggattatttcacttaacctcatgttctccagtctcatccatgtTACTGCTATTAataagatttcattctttttatggctgagtagtattctattgtgtatatatacattttctttattcatatatTGATGAAAACTTAAGTTGATTTACATCCAGGGCTATTGTGACTAGTACTTCAATAAACATGCTTTAGTTCAAGGTTCAGCTCAGAGATCTTTTGGAcatgttgattttctttatttttcataaatacccaacagtgggatttctggatcatatggtagttctacttgtAGTTTTTTGATGAAACACTTTATGGCTTTCAAAAGTGGCtttactaatttgcattctcaccagcagtgcatctgcattctcctttctccacattcttatcagcatttgttgtattttgtctttttgttgataGCTGTGCTAATTGGAAAGAGGTGATATtttattgtggctttgatttgcatttccctgatgattagtgatggtgagcaCTTTTCTTCAGTATACCTATTGACTatagttttcttttgagaaatgtttattcagctcATTTGCTAAATTTTAATCAAGGTAACTGTTTACTGCCTGTTGTTtcagtttcttgtatattctggatgttaATTCCTTGTTGGgtcaatatttgcaaatattttttctactgattgtctgtttactctgtagattatttccttttctgtaaataaggtttttagtttgatgtaatcccatttgtctatttttacttttgttacctGGGCTTTTAAGTCCTTCtccataaaatatttgcctagaccaatgtgcTGAAGCATTTCCCTATGTTGTCCTCTAGTAGTTTCAATATTTTGATTCCtaaaccatttatttctttaattcattttgagttgattttttaatatggcgagagaggtctagtttcattctattACATATGGAAATTCAGTTTTCCCACCACTATTTTCTAAAAAGACTATCTTTCCCAAAGAATGTTTTtgatgcctttgtcaaaaatcagtggctgtttctagtttctctattctgttccattggtctatgtgtcagtTTTTATGCCACCACCaggctgtttttgttactataacTTTggagtatactttgaagtcaggtagtgtgatgcctccagttttgttctttttcctgagaattgctttggctatttgggttttgtgtgtgtgtgtgtgtggtttcatatgaatttttggattgcctttttctgtttttgtaaaggattttattagaATTGTGACAGAGATTGAactgaatttatagattgcttttggtatgatggttattttcacaattaGTTATTTGAATCAATGAATacaggatatctttccattttgcgttttttttccaatttttatcatcaacgttttatagtttttcttatagGGATCTTTCACATCTTTGGTTAAATCAATTCATAGGTATATTTTTGtggatattataaatataattattttcttaatttctttttttgctagtTGCTGGTGTAGAGAAATGTTACTCATTTTTCtaagttgattttgtattctgtagctttgctgaatttgtttatcaattctaAGGGTTTTTTGGTACAAtttttagggttttaaaaatatatatatatgatcatgtcatctttaaacaggaaaaaattgaCTTCCTCCTTGCCAGTTCAGAtgccctttattattttctcttgtctaatttttCTAGCCAagactttcaatactatgttgaataagagtggtgaaagtAGACATTGCTATCTTATTCCtgttcttagaggaaaagcttttaattttttcctgttaAGTATCATGTCacctgtaggtttgtcatatatggggTTTATTATGTTTTGGtatattccttctatacctaatttgttgagagtctTATTTATAAAGAGACATTAACTTTTATCAGATGCTTTTCCTGCATacattgaaatgattatatgatattaatatatcatatttattcatttttatatgttgaaccatccttgcatccttgggataaaTCCTACCTGATTatggtgaatgatcttttaaatgtgctactgaattcagtttgctagaattttgttgaggatttttttgttttaatctatgTTCATCAGCTATATTGGCCTGtaggtttctatttttttgtgtgtatattcttgtctggttttggtacaGGTAATGCTaacctcatagaatgaatttggaagaatTGCTTTCTTCTCCTCaatctccctttcttccttgcttccttccttcaccTCCTtgatttccttccctccctccctccctttcttgtctttctctttccttctttccttctttctttcttctttctttcttcacttacTCTCCTTctctacctttatttctttttccctttctgtctttctctctctcaccgtttctccctttttcttccttgtttttttgttttttgtttttgtttttgtttttgtttttgtttttactgtgtcAGACTTACtgcattgcctaggctggagtgcaatggcatgatcatagctcactgccatctcAAACTCCgggactcaagcaattttcctgcctcagcctcctgagtagctagagcTTCAAGTACATGCCAGGCATGCCTggataacttatttttatttttagtagagacaaggtcttgctatgttgtccaggttggtttcaaactactaggctcaagttatcctcctgacttggcctgttaaaatactgggattataggcataagccagtgTACCTGGAccaattttctataaaattttgagAACTGACAAACCACTAGCTAAActaacaaagggaaaaaaaacacaaccaaataaataaaataaaaataaaaaaggggacattacaactgatacctcagaaatacaaaggatcatcaGAGACTGTTAAGAACAACTGTAAACCAACAAGTTGGAAAAcctagcaaaaataaataaattcctggacacatgcaaTCTACTAAGACtgaaccaaaaagaaatagaaaacttgaacagACTAATTATGAGTAATAAGATTACATcagtgaaaaaaaacaaaacaaaacaaaaaaaactcctcttaaagaaaagcccaggacctgatagCTTCTCTACtgaattctattaaatatttaaagaaaaatgaataccaAGTCCTCTGAAACTCTTCAGAAAATTGAAGAAGAGGCTGTTGCCTTTAGCATGTCGGGTAAGCCGGTAAATCACAATTTAAGTCAGATTGACTCTTCCCATGTGAATTATTTGGCCTATTTAGTCCTGTTTGCAtccttaaattatttaatttaaatacaacagttaattttttattatatgaataaaCAAAGTATCAGGCTGTACTCTGAATCTTTGAGTGTAACTACTACATATATATCCTACTGATCTGTGCAAAAAACACTCACTGGCCTTATTCTAGGCCCCAAGCAGTATATTAGTCCTACATCTTACCTGACTTGAGCATAGCAATGGAGGCAGAGACATAAACCAATAATTGCAATATCTGAGGTTACCATCTTTAATAatatcaacaataaaaataaattattgacaATTACTGAGTATAATAAATTGAGTAGTATTTAAAGCTCTTTATGgaaaacaacacatttatttttcacagcgGCATGagaaaattttctccttttatagGTAGAAACAGATGTGTAGAGAAAATAGTTTTTCCAAGGTTGTCAGTAATGTAAATGATTTCTAGGTTATTTAGGTACTTAGTGGTGAAGTCTAGGTTCAGATCCCTAGTAGCTTTTCTCCAGATTTGATCTTCTTAACTATTGCACTGTGTTGTACCTTCAATCCAGAGAGAACAAGCTATTATAAATTGCAAAGTTCTACATCAGTGTGCTCTGTGGTACTATATTTACATACAAGTGCACTGCACATAATACACTGTCTCTTTTGCACAGATAATTCTTTATTAATGCTCCTGAAAATGGAAACTTCctaaaacattctatttttcaGTTCGCTTTTATTCAAATGGTTCCAATTCAAAAAACACTCACTGGGCTTCTTCTAGGCCCCAAGCAGTATATTAGTCCTACATCTTACCTGACTTGAGCATAGCAATGGAGGTAGAGACATAAACCAATAATTGCAATATCTGTGACCAGTTCAGTAGTAGAGATAAGATTTAAGAGCAGAAGTGGCACAAAGGAAGGACTGTTTGGTTTTGTAAGCACTTTGCTTTACACACTTCAGAGATGTACCATCTTTTTAACACTGTAATTTTAGGGATCAAggaaatacacacaaaatacCTTCCAAATGCATTATTATATCTAACTTTTACTTAAATAACTGAGATGAGGAAACATCTTGATGTAATTGTTGTAGTGCTTATTTATGCCTAATGTTCCAGTGTAATTAATAATAGCACCCCTTTAACTTTCATAAGTGACGTCGTTTGGATGATAAATTGTAAGATCGGCCtaaaaaatctatgaaaataaactagaCAATAGGTGTTAGTACTCTGTGTCAACATGAATAAGGGGCAGTTTTCAATGCAACAGCCATCTATTATCTAAAGATAGAATTCTTGTTCTTGGGATCATAGATTGTAATTTATACATAAGCTGCTGATCAGCTTAGGAAGTAAAACAGCATTTTCCAGATTTCATAATGCTGAGTACAATGtcaaaaacgaaaagaaaataaaaaggtaaggacattttaaaaaggatGTGCTGGCCTAAATCCATTAGAAGGAAATCATTTACATTACTGACATAAGATAATTATACCATTTTGAAACAGGCCTACTCAGAAGGTTCAGGACAGGATAATTCCATCACGCAAGATAGCCAGCATGGCGCAAGATGGAAGAACTTTTTGCAAAAGTTGTGGAGGCTACAGTGTGATACTCAAAATTATAATGGTTTGTGGTGCTAGAAGCTGTATTATATAGATTCTGCTCATCATCAGTAAGAGGAACAAAAATTTGGGGGGAAATAACTATATCTTATTACCAGGATTTAGCATTGTAGGGTAAAACACCAccattaaaatagcaaaaataaatgaaaatgtgaacaAATGACTCAAGATATCCAATAAGAGACCAAGATATTTTAAGGCAGAAGCAATGTCACTATATTTAGTTTTGGCCTTTGCAGTCACTTTAACTCTTGGCGATACTTCATACAGGTCACGTTATGCTGAGACTGAAAAGCAGTGGATCTCTTTCCCTTCACTCTGCTTAAGGAATATGTGTACTGGAAGCATATCCAAAGAAGTACTACCATTACGTAAGACCACAGAATAAGTTCATACTGATAGGTTAGCAAAAGGCTG encodes the following:
- the PPP1R3A gene encoding protein phosphatase 1 regulatory subunit 3A isoform X3, with the translated sequence MKRLLSNLVSPLSRVEEVLILLKTYTWIPHLQKEQEPEPTKPWKEVPNRQIKGCLKVKSRFGGPCEEHARLLHSKEESSEGNNFENPKNTDTCIPTNVRSHEDKEDLETSNQNVKDVNREHDEHNEKELELMINQHLIRTRSTDSRDEKNTFSTDPVNFPNKAEGLEKNKIHGEIRTDLFQRSLSPSSLGESSIKGDFYCNEKYSSGNDCTHQLSEEITSNMGEIKPSLGDTSRDKLVKLYIGSKEVLDDNANPAHGSGTMQIPCPSSDQLTAVNLNKKYEGGVKKIEVKDWGCLRRDFHSDISACLKESTEEESSGKDYGNGKDDEEQRIDLGINEKQKKCFQAILHDQERKMGNPKISVEGIGDSNRDPTALLSKDTTITADMSHSPRTNLTWEEAVLTPEHHLTSEGIVLGGITGQVCSSRTENVLRNDYLSQAEEEKSDWINSEDRDNNTQHKPIWNVLESRGKAKESKINITEHIKEQADCEDMQEKRDNTRSLKASLTEELFTCQETVCCELSSLADHGITEKAEAGTGCIIKTTSESTPESMSAREKAIIGKLPQETARSDRPIEVKETAFDPHEGRNDDSHYTLCQRDTIGVIYDNDFEKESHLSICNVHVDEMEKEETMSMYNPRKTHDREKCGTGNITSVEESSLVITENQKAASKLNLQLGMLPADKTVFSESRDHGQVKELSKKTDLDDIVHSAFNLDTNRASQNSSPFSKHHAEISVSTNEQEIAVEDAITTMTSQPISTKSEYTCNSTRKIQGMEKHSYPESKPEEVYKSSGVVTSGSRREKCTGQIFQSEECSMEKSVGPIILISEPLENVEEARDENEGLINCGQSLYPSGENESESSASTNLPVQESQAQSNESLFSKYTNSKIPYFLLFLIFLVTIYHYDLMIGLAFYLLSLSWLSWEEGRQKESVKKK